A DNA window from Mesorhizobium sp. C432A contains the following coding sequences:
- a CDS encoding GNAT family N-acetyltransferase: protein MVDLLVTYMEMRPRDLAPARVSPAAATTVALERLDCAAYIDLYRAVGEPVQWDQRLRMPAEDLERLLALPSTHIHVLRVEGEAAGLCEFNGVGQPEVELVHFGLIPVFHRRRLGPFLLDQALRAVWLHAPQRVWLHTDTFDHPGAQAVYRRAGFKAYAQRMETFPD, encoded by the coding sequence TTGGTTGATCTTCTCGTCACCTACATGGAGATGCGCCCGCGCGATTTGGCGCCTGCACGCGTCAGCCCTGCAGCAGCGACCACGGTGGCGCTGGAAAGGCTGGACTGCGCGGCTTACATCGACCTCTACCGCGCTGTCGGCGAGCCGGTGCAGTGGGACCAGCGGCTGCGCATGCCGGCGGAAGACCTCGAGCGCCTGCTGGCGCTGCCCTCGACACATATCCATGTGCTGCGCGTCGAGGGCGAGGCCGCTGGTCTGTGCGAATTCAACGGCGTCGGCCAGCCTGAGGTCGAGCTGGTTCATTTCGGGCTGATCCCCGTCTTCCACCGCCGCAGGCTTGGGCCATTCCTGCTCGACCAGGCGCTTCGCGCCGTCTGGTTGCATGCGCCGCAAAGGGTCTGGCTTCACACCGACACCTTCGATCACCCTGGCGCGCAAGCGGTTTACCGGCGCGCCGGTTTCAAAGCCTATGCGCAGCGCATGGAGACCTTTCCGGATTAG